Proteins from a single region of Desulfobacter postgatei 2ac9:
- a CDS encoding glycosyltransferase: MKISIVTPSYNRPDYLYETAFSILTQQGDFDLEYIIQDGGSKNEVINLIKRIERDLSIGRIPQRCRSVEFRWYSEKDNGMYDAITRGFANSTGEIMAWLNSDDMYHPFALKTITRVFGEFRDVGWITGIPNSFNCDGARAGFDYLPFCYSQFFIELGYYRLDLAEYGFNWIQQESTFWRRELWEKSKKLNLTYRYAADFFLWRDFARYSKLTKVFSFLGGYRFHGNQITGNPELYNAELGDFKTPPEGLKRLNLLLSKFEFQKERVLWSFDSEVILQDEFGLQRHELIGDYIFWNFSKKCWEKRNSTIFDRNYFTPC, translated from the coding sequence ATGAAAATTTCCATTGTAACCCCATCTTATAACAGGCCGGACTACCTTTATGAAACCGCCTTCTCTATCTTAACCCAGCAAGGAGACTTTGATCTTGAGTACATCATTCAAGATGGAGGCTCTAAAAATGAGGTAATAAACTTAATAAAAAGAATTGAACGGGATCTTTCCATCGGCAGAATACCGCAAAGGTGTCGATCAGTTGAATTTCGCTGGTATTCCGAGAAAGACAATGGAATGTACGATGCCATTACTCGAGGCTTTGCCAACTCTACAGGCGAAATCATGGCATGGCTTAATTCAGACGATATGTACCATCCGTTCGCGTTGAAAACGATTACAAGAGTCTTTGGGGAATTTCGCGACGTTGGATGGATTACCGGAATACCAAATTCATTTAATTGCGATGGCGCGAGGGCCGGCTTCGATTATTTACCTTTTTGTTATTCCCAGTTTTTTATTGAGCTAGGTTACTATCGGCTGGATCTTGCAGAATACGGATTTAATTGGATTCAACAGGAGTCAACTTTCTGGAGGCGTGAACTTTGGGAGAAGTCGAAAAAGCTTAATCTGACATATCGATATGCTGCCGATTTTTTCCTGTGGCGAGATTTTGCGCGGTATTCAAAGCTTACGAAGGTATTTTCGTTCTTAGGAGGCTACCGTTTTCACGGAAATCAAATCACTGGAAACCCCGAACTCTATAATGCAGAGTTAGGGGATTTTAAAACCCCACCTGAAGGATTGAAAAGACTCAATCTATTGCTCAGTAAATTTGAATTTCAAAAGGAAAGAGTTTTGTGGAGCTTTGACTCTGAAGTAATTTTACAGGATGAGTTTGGTCTTCAGCGGCATGAACTGATAGGAGATTATATCTTTTGGAATTTCTCAAAAAAATGTTGGGAAAAGAGAAATAGTACAATTTTTGATCGGAATTATTTTACGCCATGTTAA
- a CDS encoding sulfotransferase domain-containing protein codes for MESTKNQCIGIYGFPKTGSTWLRVIIGDLLQTQAQVPEWCPDIYWEADIRSSKPLFDADNHQLNFYKSHSKRLTVAYRGQPLHTDKIIYIVRHPLDVFCSQLNYLLRVAPGDWSLPKKYLPEDVSAAKESGMITDFYSAFMLFGTLQPYFFDAGSWSENYLYWLSGKSDTPTCVIRYEDLYFNFEQEVNKICNFLNLHFPSNLEEIRNLIDTKKTVDGGRFYWRKKPNNHIEFLTNDQIENFYRYYSEIIHLSGYDRKE; via the coding sequence ATGGAATCTACAAAAAATCAATGTATTGGTATTTACGGTTTTCCGAAAACAGGAAGTACGTGGTTAAGAGTTATTATCGGGGATCTTCTACAGACCCAAGCACAAGTACCAGAATGGTGTCCAGATATATATTGGGAAGCTGACATCCGCTCTTCAAAGCCATTATTTGATGCGGATAATCATCAATTAAATTTCTATAAATCCCATTCAAAAAGACTTACCGTGGCTTACAGAGGGCAACCATTACATACCGATAAGATAATTTATATTGTCCGACACCCTTTAGATGTCTTTTGCTCTCAACTAAATTATTTGCTGCGCGTAGCCCCCGGAGACTGGAGCCTCCCGAAAAAATATCTTCCTGAAGATGTGTCCGCTGCCAAAGAAAGTGGAATGATCACTGACTTCTACTCAGCTTTTATGTTGTTTGGAACACTGCAACCATATTTTTTTGATGCAGGATCCTGGTCAGAAAACTATTTGTACTGGTTATCCGGTAAAAGCGACACCCCAACATGCGTTATTAGATATGAGGATCTGTACTTTAATTTTGAACAAGAAGTAAACAAAATATGTAATTTTTTAAATTTGCACTTTCCATCTAACTTGGAGGAAATTCGTAATTTAATAGATACGAAAAAAACAGTTGATGGTGGTCGTTTTTACTGGCGGAAAAAACCAAATAATCATATCGAATTTTTAACGAATGACCAGATAGAAAATTTTTATCGATATTACTCTGAAATAATCCATTTATCAGGATATGATCGTAAAGAATGA
- a CDS encoding zinc ribbon domain-containing protein, whose amino-acid sequence MSTTTLSYPLKFINSFSHTLKSLSPVMCEKINPLWNDESVFEELISARRGLKVYKILEPIVDFNTYLPSRVKRCMLETMGRILKSQLERSALYNNLCELTSNPDEWTYDFLKKNDFASKYNYVKNIRSQTQKFIDEHKRLPASYHELVPKLLVGEFITMAPDDGQFIKIKGTSEFKKKRYLTGKIKVLKERSSVSRKSWKWEEFQISMPDFIADKQEDVKPPDIRINAEGQVIIDYKIEIANQKQENNNRILSIDYGLRKLLVITCFEMTDEGLPVQFSRPFFVDIKGVQNKIERIHQEIDRLKAKLSKSTDKKKIKILKREIKLRWKKLKKLSKELEHLASNIIIAIAKIHNCSTIVIEDLRGLNGKKFARRLNRRIYRTIRAGIFEKLTYKADLIGKTVKTVFPAWTSQFCPKCGECGDHKNYGEFTCSHCGYSGNRDYIATQNIARKFFKISLKSSTGFGYISESASAAVTAGEFLSKIDRWLNGWKKCLNVAPFIVEMKNWKAYPLIV is encoded by the coding sequence ATGAGTACCACAACGCTTTCATATCCGCTCAAATTTATAAATAGTTTCAGCCATACCTTAAAAAGCCTTTCACCTGTGATGTGTGAAAAGATCAATCCTCTGTGGAACGATGAAAGCGTCTTCGAGGAGCTGATTTCAGCCCGAAGAGGATTAAAGGTTTACAAGATACTGGAACCCATTGTGGATTTTAATACTTACCTGCCTTCAAGGGTGAAGCGATGTATGCTTGAGACAATGGGAAGGATATTAAAGTCTCAGCTTGAACGCAGCGCTTTATATAATAACCTTTGTGAGTTAACCTCGAATCCTGACGAGTGGACTTATGATTTCCTTAAAAAGAACGATTTTGCTTCAAAATACAATTATGTAAAAAACATTCGCAGTCAGACTCAAAAATTTATTGATGAACACAAGAGATTGCCTGCATCCTATCATGAACTGGTGCCCAAACTTCTCGTTGGGGAATTTATAACCATGGCGCCTGATGACGGACAGTTTATCAAAATAAAAGGCACATCGGAATTTAAGAAAAAGCGTTATCTGACAGGCAAAATTAAAGTTCTGAAAGAGAGATCTTCAGTCAGTCGTAAAAGCTGGAAATGGGAAGAATTTCAGATTTCAATGCCCGACTTTATTGCTGATAAGCAGGAAGATGTTAAACCTCCCGACATAAGGATCAATGCTGAGGGCCAGGTTATTATTGACTATAAAATCGAGATAGCAAACCAGAAACAGGAAAATAATAACAGGATACTAAGTATTGACTACGGCTTGAGAAAACTGTTGGTGATAACCTGTTTTGAAATGACGGATGAAGGTCTGCCGGTTCAATTTTCACGCCCTTTTTTTGTAGATATAAAAGGCGTACAAAACAAAATAGAACGGATCCATCAGGAGATTGACCGGCTGAAAGCAAAACTGTCAAAAAGCACAGATAAAAAGAAAATAAAAATTTTAAAGCGGGAAATCAAACTCAGATGGAAAAAACTGAAAAAGCTTTCAAAAGAACTTGAACACCTGGCCTCAAATATAATTATTGCAATTGCAAAAATTCATAACTGTTCAACCATAGTTATCGAAGATCTCAGAGGGCTTAACGGCAAAAAATTTGCCCGCCGGCTTAACCGCAGGATTTACAGAACAATCAGAGCCGGTATTTTTGAAAAGCTGACATACAAGGCAGACCTCATTGGAAAAACAGTAAAGACAGTATTTCCTGCCTGGACCTCTCAATTCTGCCCCAAATGCGGTGAGTGTGGAGATCATAAAAATTACGGTGAATTCACCTGCTCCCATTGTGGGTATTCAGGCAACAGAGATTACATAGCAACGCAGAATATTGCACGAAAATTTTTTAAAATTTCGCTTAAAAGTTCAACAGGTTTTGGTTATATATCAGAATCTGCCAGCGCCGCTGTTACCGCTGGGGAATTTTTGAGTAAGATAGACAGATGGCTTAATGGATGGAAAAAATGTCTGAATGTTGCTCCTTTCATTGTTGAAATGAAAAACTGGAAGGCGTATCCGTTAATTGTATAA
- a CDS encoding glycosyltransferase translates to MKKSILFIHQSFPGQFGRLAQKLAEEGHRVIALALTPQGQVPGVSQIRYSLKRTPGKDMPYLLKETDVKILRGESAADAMQKLKSQGFNPDVVYAHPGWGEALFVKEVWPDARLVVYAEWFYNTEGQEVGFDPEFPPTSDADKLRIHLKNTPFLHALNDADLAITPTEWQKSRFPSWAQEKMEVVHDGLDIAKIRAAKPGALGIPKQSVSLKYGDPVVTFVARHLEPVRGIHMFMRAVPQILRKRPDAHIVILGKDAGTGYTGYGGINPLGSTWRQSLQDELGRDLDLSHVHFLGTVDYKVYLTILGLSACHVYLTTPFILSWSFLETAALGVPMVASGTAPVREFSRLNGLHLVDFFDYAALGAKVVDILGQPVSRTPNDLEDQSLDSTLPVLTDLLLNQAGPIHSPRPVVSAPEPLRPKPASRRKNRRR, encoded by the coding sequence ATGAAAAAAAGTATCCTGTTCATCCACCAAAGTTTTCCGGGCCAATTCGGCCGTTTGGCACAAAAACTCGCAGAAGAAGGACACCGGGTCATCGCCCTGGCCCTGACCCCCCAGGGCCAGGTGCCGGGTGTCAGCCAGATCCGATACAGCCTGAAACGGACCCCTGGAAAAGATATGCCCTACCTGCTCAAGGAAACCGATGTCAAAATCCTTCGCGGTGAAAGCGCGGCAGACGCCATGCAGAAACTGAAAAGCCAGGGATTTAATCCCGATGTCGTCTATGCACATCCCGGCTGGGGAGAAGCTTTGTTTGTCAAGGAGGTCTGGCCGGATGCCCGGCTTGTGGTTTATGCGGAATGGTTTTACAATACAGAAGGCCAGGAGGTGGGGTTTGATCCTGAATTCCCGCCCACTTCCGATGCGGATAAACTGCGCATCCACCTCAAAAACACCCCGTTTCTTCATGCCCTGAACGATGCCGACCTGGCCATTACCCCGACCGAGTGGCAGAAGAGCCGTTTCCCGTCCTGGGCACAGGAGAAGATGGAAGTGGTTCATGACGGCCTGGACATTGCCAAAATCAGGGCAGCAAAGCCCGGTGCCCTTGGGATTCCGAAGCAGTCGGTTTCCCTGAAGTACGGGGATCCCGTCGTTACCTTCGTGGCCAGGCATCTTGAGCCGGTCCGCGGGATTCACATGTTCATGCGGGCCGTTCCCCAGATCCTGCGCAAGCGCCCCGATGCCCACATCGTCATCCTGGGTAAGGATGCCGGTACCGGATACACCGGATACGGCGGCATCAACCCCCTGGGCAGTACCTGGCGTCAGAGCCTTCAGGATGAATTGGGCAGGGACCTGGACCTTTCGCATGTTCATTTCCTGGGTACTGTCGATTATAAAGTTTACCTGACCATACTCGGCCTCAGTGCCTGCCATGTCTATCTCACTACGCCTTTTATCCTTTCCTGGTCATTTCTCGAAACTGCGGCCCTGGGCGTGCCCATGGTCGCTTCCGGTACGGCACCGGTTCGCGAATTTTCCCGTCTTAACGGGTTGCACCTGGTAGACTTTTTCGATTATGCTGCCCTTGGCGCCAAGGTTGTGGACATTTTAGGGCAGCCGGTATCACGGACGCCAAACGACCTGGAAGATCAAAGCCTGGATAGTACGTTGCCCGTCCTTACGGATCTTCTGCTGAATCAGGCGGGTCCGATCCATAGCCCGCGCCCGGTCGTCAGCGCGCCTGAGCCTTTGCGCCCAAAGCCGGCGTCCAGGAGAAAGAATCGCAGAAGATAA
- a CDS encoding glycosyltransferase has protein sequence MTPFTQANNHLRSGNPAQAIPLYLQALRTTPDLSRVITPGIILARKRHLAARQKQKPTVAVCGWELAHNPAGRAYNLAQMYAAFTDTEIIGAYFPKWDRKIWPPLGNVEIPVHSFVAEDQTRFADQALDLVMAHPYDVVHLSKPRMPNILFGLLYKLIWGATVLMDIDDEELAFADAETPLTLDAHLQKHGRLPELTSLEGKEWTRLGVGLATAFDGITVSNPALQKRYGGQIIRHARDEKRFQPSPELSSQSRSKFKVPPDKKVVLFFGTPREHKGLLETARAIAGLGRKDVVFAVVGDFPDPALKQKLQEIKGVETLFLGNQPVQSIPEVTALGDVCVLLQEPGAMVSNFQIPAKLTDALAMGRTVILQDLPPTADVIQSGAVIPVKDKNALPRALERALAQPPSAQPDTKAQDLFLKEFSFAANTPRLRQTLETARSAPKPLDTLHPLLQHIAPLAPYSSLAGLQSKTKAPDTKHLKTENAVSIIILTRNAAQHLDNCLNSFIKTNTHNPVELIIIDHASTDNTADVVAKYKNKGDIQYIHRDRNYTFSESCNFGATRARHPYLLFLNNDIIYTDDVLGKALETLKKDEKIGAVGVRLDDVPAQGKTQTIQHLGIEFKWNEKRGYHQPQQIRHPSLKDFLSAPTTYNLQLTTAVTAATMLVRKTDFNTLNGFTTAYTYGLEDIDFCLRLGRDLQKKCFCMNDMGLQHVEGATRKGMYKDKSEVIENNHKVFKEKWNTYIQNNLIQTKQPTTTASPTTYNLKPTTYNLKLPTKILFVLPQTIDGNNGYQVQLLARMLSSQGTHCIVAVPELSEGQSAMSNASSFASNHTYDIRPLISVVSYSSLLTSDPASLTLGPLDLIHAWTPREVVRRFTEKMLERHPCSLIIHLEDNEEYLTETALNRPFHELVALPESELDKLIPQNRYHPTRGRRFLDQASGLTLIIDTLNRFNTRNVPVQVLAPQVDERLFYPRPLNMKLRRANDIPDDHLVLVYTGNVHAGNKDEVNELYKAVDILNQQSCPTVLLRTGLDKKGLGTENWNRQFEKHLGWVKREQIPDILAAADILVQPGEPGPFNDERIPCKLPEFFAMGRPVVLPKTNLGLKAAHGKKAYVLQKADAEGIAAATKEIFSNKTLAGHLAKEGAFFFRTIFDAHHTIKKLALIYTSETLQNFTFTHKQ, from the coding sequence ATGACCCCCTTCACCCAAGCCAACAACCACCTCCGCTCCGGCAACCCAGCCCAGGCCATCCCCCTTTACCTCCAGGCCCTGCGCACCACACCGGATCTCAGCCGCGTCATCACGCCCGGCATCATCCTGGCCCGCAAAAGGCATCTTGCCGCCCGCCAGAAGCAGAAGCCTACCGTGGCCGTCTGCGGGTGGGAACTTGCCCATAATCCAGCCGGAAGAGCCTATAACCTGGCCCAGATGTATGCGGCCTTTACAGACACGGAAATCATCGGCGCGTATTTCCCGAAATGGGACCGAAAGATCTGGCCGCCGCTGGGCAATGTGGAAATTCCGGTGCACAGCTTTGTGGCCGAGGACCAGACCCGGTTTGCGGACCAGGCCCTGGATCTGGTCATGGCCCATCCTTACGACGTGGTGCACCTGTCCAAGCCCCGGATGCCCAACATCCTGTTCGGCCTGCTCTACAAGCTGATCTGGGGTGCCACCGTATTGATGGACATCGATGACGAAGAACTGGCCTTTGCTGACGCAGAGACTCCCCTAACGCTGGATGCCCATCTGCAAAAACATGGCCGCCTGCCCGAATTGACATCCCTGGAGGGCAAGGAGTGGACCCGGTTGGGTGTTGGACTGGCCACAGCGTTTGACGGAATAACCGTCTCCAACCCGGCATTGCAGAAGCGCTACGGCGGGCAGATCATCCGCCATGCCAGAGACGAGAAACGCTTTCAGCCCTCACCGGAGCTGAGCAGCCAAAGCCGCAGTAAATTCAAGGTTCCGCCGGACAAGAAGGTGGTTCTGTTTTTCGGCACGCCCAGGGAGCACAAGGGCCTGCTGGAAACAGCCCGGGCCATTGCCGGCCTGGGACGCAAAGATGTGGTTTTCGCCGTGGTCGGAGACTTTCCAGATCCGGCCCTGAAGCAGAAGCTGCAGGAGATCAAAGGAGTGGAGACACTGTTCCTGGGCAACCAGCCCGTCCAGTCCATCCCGGAAGTGACCGCCCTGGGGGATGTCTGCGTGCTGCTCCAGGAACCGGGCGCCATGGTTTCCAATTTCCAGATCCCGGCCAAGCTCACCGACGCCCTGGCCATGGGCCGCACCGTGATCCTCCAGGATCTCCCGCCCACAGCCGACGTTATCCAGTCCGGCGCAGTCATCCCGGTTAAGGACAAGAACGCCCTGCCCCGGGCACTGGAACGGGCCCTTGCCCAGCCCCCATCGGCCCAGCCCGACACCAAGGCCCAGGACCTGTTTCTCAAGGAATTCTCCTTTGCCGCCAACACCCCCAGACTGCGCCAAACCTTGGAAACCGCCCGGTCCGCCCCCAAACCGCTGGATACCCTGCACCCACTGCTGCAACACATAGCACCCCTGGCCCCTTATAGTTCCCTGGCCGGCCTGCAAAGCAAAACCAAAGCACCTGATACCAAACACCTGAAAACAGAAAACGCGGTTTCCATCATCATCCTCACCCGCAACGCGGCCCAGCACCTGGACAACTGCCTGAACAGCTTTATAAAAACCAATACCCACAACCCGGTTGAACTGATCATCATCGACCACGCCTCCACGGACAACACCGCCGATGTCGTGGCCAAATACAAGAACAAAGGCGACATTCAGTACATCCACCGTGACAGGAACTACACCTTTTCCGAATCCTGCAACTTCGGCGCAACCAGGGCCAGACACCCCTATCTGCTGTTTCTCAACAACGACATAATTTATACGGATGATGTGCTGGGAAAAGCCCTGGAAACGCTGAAAAAAGATGAGAAGATCGGAGCGGTGGGAGTCCGCCTGGATGACGTCCCCGCCCAAGGCAAGACCCAGACCATCCAGCACCTGGGAATCGAGTTCAAGTGGAACGAAAAACGTGGCTACCACCAACCCCAACAAATCCGCCACCCCTCATTAAAGGATTTCCTCTCCGCCCCTACAACCTACAACCTACAACTTACAACTGCGGTAACCGCCGCTACCATGCTAGTCCGCAAAACCGATTTCAATACATTGAACGGCTTCACCACCGCCTACACCTACGGCCTCGAAGACATCGACTTCTGCCTCCGCCTGGGCCGGGACCTTCAAAAGAAGTGCTTCTGCATGAATGATATGGGCCTGCAGCATGTGGAAGGAGCAACGCGGAAGGGGATGTATAAGGATAAGTCAGAGGTTATTGAGAATAATCATAAGGTGTTTAAGGAAAAATGGAACACGTATATCCAAAACAACCTTATCCAAACAAAGCAGCCCACCACTACTGCTTCACCTACAACTTACAATCTAAAACCTACAACCTACAACTTAAAACTTCCAACCAAAATTCTTTTTGTCCTGCCCCAGACCATTGACGGCAACAACGGATATCAAGTCCAACTTTTGGCCCGAATGCTTTCATCCCAGGGCACACACTGCATTGTTGCCGTTCCGGAGCTCAGCGAGGGGCAATCAGCCATGAGCAACGCATCTTCATTTGCGTCCAATCATACTTATGACATCCGACCTCTGATTTCTGTTGTCTCCTATTCTTCCCTGCTGACTTCTGATCCCGCATCTCTGACCCTTGGCCCCCTGGACCTTATCCACGCCTGGACCCCCCGGGAAGTCGTCCGCCGGTTTACAGAAAAAATGCTGGAGAGACACCCGTGCTCATTGATCATCCACCTGGAAGACAACGAGGAATATTTAACCGAAACAGCTTTAAATCGTCCCTTTCATGAACTTGTCGCACTGCCTGAATCAGAGCTGGACAAGCTGATTCCACAAAACCGGTATCACCCAACCCGGGGCCGTCGGTTTTTAGACCAAGCCTCGGGACTGACTCTGATCATTGACACCCTCAACCGATTCAATACCCGAAACGTTCCCGTCCAAGTACTGGCTCCGCAAGTGGATGAAAGACTGTTTTACCCCAGGCCCCTTAACATGAAACTACGCCGGGCCAACGATATCCCGGATGATCACCTGGTTCTTGTATATACAGGCAATGTACATGCCGGCAACAAGGATGAGGTGAATGAGTTATACAAGGCTGTTGATATCCTGAATCAGCAGAGTTGTCCCACGGTGCTGCTTCGCACCGGTCTTGATAAAAAAGGCCTGGGCACTGAAAACTGGAACAGGCAATTTGAAAAGCACTTGGGCTGGGTCAAAAGAGAACAGATTCCCGATATCCTGGCTGCAGCCGATATCCTGGTCCAACCGGGGGAACCCGGCCCGTTCAATGACGAACGCATCCCCTGCAAGCTGCCGGAATTTTTTGCCATGGGGCGGCCGGTGGTGCTGCCGAAGACCAACCTGGGGTTGAAGGCGGCCCACGGTAAGAAGGCATATGTGCTTCAAAAAGCCGACGCCGAAGGGATTGCAGCGGCAACAAAAGAAATTTTCAGTAACAAAACTCTGGCTGGCCATCTGGCCAAGGAGGGAGCTTTTTTTTTCAGAACAATCTTTGATGCACATCATACAATAAAGAAACTTGCATTGATTTATACAAGCGAGACGTTACAAAACTTTACTTTTACACATAAACAATGA
- a CDS encoding four helix bundle protein, translating to MAGKSLTDADDLQCSRCFPKNKQYALADQIKRAVASVPANIA from the coding sequence TTGGCGGGAAAGTCATTAACTGATGCTGATGATTTACAATGTAGTCGTTGTTTTCCAAAAAATAAACAATACGCTTTGGCAGATCAGATAAAAAGAGCGGTTGCATCTGTGCCTGCGAACATAGCATAG
- a CDS encoding glycosyltransferase — protein sequence MRVLIINTFSCGGGAARAARRLHHALLDQNIDSFFLSSDGIGTERDYLAQITDYKSAEIDGDIQGNYINKNRTSLSNTFFSVSLAHYDIMNLVLEIKPDIINLHWVARFLSYEILERLLSLHIPIVWTLHDERPYTGGCHYTAGCDQFISQKCANCPQLKQDPLSLTKKNLEKSNNLLKGKKVTVVCPSSWLSRRAKQSAVFCDNQILTIKNCVEIDIFTQLDKRKEKERLGIPVDSIAILAGAHDNKEKRKGYSYFLHALKIINDDYSLSTFVKQGKIVILIVGEHAEDIEFLGYKTKNFGYINDDSMLSSIYNAADVFVLPSLEDNLPNTLLESGACATPMVAFNSGGISDIVIDRKTGLLAKTGSAIQLALHLKLLINYPDTRNRLGENARAFVTKECNPNKQAEEYLNVYQSLT from the coding sequence ATGCGAGTACTAATTATCAATACATTTTCGTGCGGAGGTGGTGCCGCGCGCGCCGCGAGGCGATTACATCATGCTTTATTGGACCAAAACATAGATTCTTTCTTTCTTTCTTCAGACGGTATTGGAACAGAGAGAGACTATCTTGCTCAAATAACGGATTACAAGTCAGCTGAAATTGATGGCGATATTCAAGGTAACTATATAAATAAAAACCGCACAAGTTTATCAAACACCTTTTTTTCTGTAAGTTTAGCTCACTATGATATTATGAATTTGGTTTTGGAGATAAAACCGGATATCATTAATCTACATTGGGTTGCAAGATTTTTATCATACGAAATTCTTGAGCGTTTGCTAAGCCTTCACATTCCGATAGTTTGGACGCTCCATGATGAGCGCCCATATACAGGTGGGTGCCATTACACCGCTGGCTGTGATCAATTTATTTCCCAAAAATGTGCCAATTGTCCTCAATTAAAACAAGATCCGCTATCCCTTACAAAAAAAAACTTGGAGAAATCAAATAATTTACTCAAAGGGAAAAAAGTTACTGTAGTTTGTCCAAGTAGCTGGTTAAGTCGGCGTGCAAAGCAATCCGCTGTTTTTTGCGATAACCAAATTTTAACGATCAAGAACTGTGTGGAAATTGATATTTTTACACAGTTAGACAAAAGGAAAGAAAAAGAGCGTCTTGGAATACCAGTAGATTCGATTGCTATTCTCGCCGGTGCGCATGATAATAAGGAGAAAAGGAAGGGGTACAGCTATTTTCTTCATGCATTGAAAATAATAAACGACGATTATAGTCTTTCGACTTTTGTTAAACAAGGGAAAATTGTGATTCTGATTGTTGGTGAACATGCCGAAGATATCGAATTTCTGGGTTATAAGACGAAAAATTTTGGCTACATAAATGATGATTCTATGTTGTCTAGTATATACAATGCCGCCGATGTTTTTGTACTTCCGTCATTGGAAGACAATTTGCCTAATACACTGCTTGAGTCAGGTGCCTGTGCAACTCCAATGGTGGCATTCAACTCAGGAGGAATTTCAGACATTGTCATTGATAGAAAAACTGGATTATTGGCAAAAACTGGATCTGCTATTCAGCTTGCACTGCATTTAAAATTACTGATTAATTATCCAGATACGAGAAATAGACTTGGTGAAAATGCTAGAGCCTTTGTTACTAAAGAGTGCAATCCCAATAAACAAGCTGAAGAATATTTGAATGTTTATCAGTCGTTGACTTAA